The following proteins are co-located in the Myroides profundi genome:
- a CDS encoding TonB-dependent receptor gives MRIFILVLSLMATIGAYAQQFTVAGKVSDMYGVALVGSTIQLGDQVSVADLNGQFIFKSVKEGKVDFQIQFIGYQSIRQELNVTKDLTLDFHLKEDNTVLDQVVVSSKGVQTIKNTEKISNQKLVENFSGSLAKTLENVPGVNAMVIGAGASKPVIRGLGFNRVAVAENGAKQEGQQWGADHGLEIDAFSTEEVEVIKGVGAIEYGSDAIGGVIKINNEKVPEVHSFNGSATIFGKTVNDSYGASLQIKAREDKFFFKFKATAQDYGDYRVPTDQIYYLNTNIPIYGRRMKNTAGKNTALYGQIGYVNGKVKNILSVSNVYDKSGFFPGAHGLPSIAAVADDGNHRNIELPNQSVNHFKVTNNFSYELTENSKFNVLLSFQNNKRQENSLFHSHFDNQEAPSVNPNLELEFNLNTFDVAAKYEYLSPNNHKSTIGVQYTYQNNTIAGYGFLLPKFNRFGIGAFATHEHFVTDRFTWEAGVRADYAEIHIKPFYDNVLYDYLRDNGHSHSFAADYAQRSHKTDKDFTSFNAMIGAKFDYTDKIKLAATFGTNFRFPTAIEMASNGVHHGAFRHEKGNPNLKPEQGVAFDLRASYTSENFNTSISPYAYFFSNYIFLRPSGKFSVLPDSGQIYEYSQSQAFISGFEWKVEQRFLQSFVAEGVFEYIYNRQIANGKKGNYPLPFSPPMNFFGQLKYEFNNWKAFTESELFVNGKWFAKQERIAQGESITPSSFSLGAGFTSTIKIGKVAARTSLLATNILDRKILNHMSFYRPLEIPELGRSIQLMIQVPF, from the coding sequence ATGAGAATTTTTATTCTTGTACTTTCGCTAATGGCTACTATTGGTGCTTATGCACAGCAGTTTACTGTTGCGGGTAAGGTATCAGATATGTATGGTGTAGCTTTAGTAGGGAGTACGATACAATTAGGGGATCAAGTTTCTGTAGCGGATCTTAATGGACAATTTATATTCAAGTCTGTTAAGGAAGGTAAGGTTGATTTTCAGATACAGTTTATTGGATATCAGAGCATTCGTCAGGAGCTAAATGTGACTAAAGACTTGACACTAGATTTTCATCTTAAGGAAGATAATACTGTCCTAGACCAGGTGGTAGTCTCTTCTAAAGGAGTCCAAACGATCAAGAATACAGAAAAAATAAGCAACCAAAAGTTAGTTGAGAATTTCTCAGGTTCATTGGCTAAGACATTAGAGAATGTTCCTGGAGTGAATGCGATGGTGATTGGTGCTGGTGCGTCTAAACCTGTTATAAGAGGGTTAGGCTTTAACCGTGTGGCGGTAGCTGAGAATGGAGCTAAACAAGAAGGACAACAATGGGGTGCTGATCACGGTCTGGAGATCGATGCTTTTAGTACAGAAGAGGTAGAGGTGATTAAAGGTGTAGGAGCTATCGAGTACGGGAGTGATGCTATCGGTGGTGTAATTAAGATTAATAATGAGAAGGTACCTGAGGTACACTCTTTTAATGGTAGTGCTACCATCTTTGGTAAGACTGTGAATGACTCTTATGGTGCTTCTTTACAAATCAAAGCTAGAGAAGATAAGTTCTTCTTTAAGTTTAAAGCTACTGCTCAGGACTATGGTGACTATAGAGTACCTACAGATCAGATCTATTACCTAAATACGAATATTCCTATTTATGGAAGACGTATGAAGAATACAGCTGGTAAGAATACAGCCTTATATGGACAGATCGGGTATGTAAATGGTAAGGTGAAGAATATTCTAAGTGTGAGTAATGTGTACGATAAGAGTGGGTTTTTCCCTGGAGCACATGGTCTTCCTAGTATTGCCGCTGTAGCAGATGATGGAAATCATCGTAATATAGAGTTGCCTAACCAAAGTGTAAATCACTTTAAGGTTACGAATAACTTTAGTTATGAGTTAACTGAGAACAGCAAATTTAATGTTCTACTGTCATTTCAGAATAATAAGAGACAGGAGAATAGTCTTTTTCACTCACACTTTGATAATCAAGAGGCACCAAGTGTAAACCCTAATCTAGAATTAGAGTTTAATTTAAATACATTTGATGTCGCTGCTAAGTATGAGTATTTGTCTCCCAATAATCATAAAAGTACAATAGGTGTTCAATATACCTATCAAAATAATACAATAGCAGGGTATGGTTTCTTATTGCCAAAGTTTAATCGCTTTGGTATAGGGGCATTTGCTACACATGAGCATTTTGTTACAGATCGTTTTACATGGGAGGCTGGAGTACGTGCTGATTATGCAGAGATTCATATTAAGCCTTTCTATGATAATGTATTGTATGATTATTTAAGAGATAATGGTCACTCACATAGTTTTGCCGCAGATTATGCACAGCGTAGTCATAAGACAGATAAAGACTTCACTAGCTTTAATGCAATGATAGGGGCTAAGTTTGATTATACAGATAAGATTAAGTTAGCTGCTACTTTTGGTACTAATTTTAGATTCCCTACAGCTATAGAGATGGCTTCTAATGGAGTACACCATGGTGCTTTCAGACATGAGAAAGGTAACCCTAATCTGAAACCAGAGCAAGGAGTTGCTTTTGATTTAAGAGCTAGTTATACAAGTGAGAATTTTAATACGTCTATTAGCCCTTATGCATATTTCTTTTCAAATTATATATTCTTAAGACCTTCGGGTAAGTTCTCTGTTTTACCAGATAGTGGACAAATTTATGAATATTCACAGTCACAAGCTTTTATTTCTGGATTTGAGTGGAAAGTAGAACAAAGGTTCTTACAGAGTTTCGTAGCAGAGGGTGTTTTTGAATATATTTATAATCGTCAGATAGCTAACGGTAAGAAAGGAAATTATCCTCTACCATTTTCTCCACCAATGAACTTCTTTGGTCAGCTGAAATATGAGTTTAATAATTGGAAAGCCTTTACAGAATCTGAATTATTTGTGAATGGTAAATGGTTTGCTAAACAAGAACGTATAGCTCAAGGAGAGTCTATCACCCCAAGTTCTTTTAGTTTAGGAGCAGGTTTTACTTCTACTATCAAAATCGGAAAGGTAGCAGCAAGAACAAGTCTATTAGCAACGAATATATTAGATCGCAAGATTCTTAATCACATG